The sequence ACTTTCGCGGGGCGGCATGAAGAAGAGCCTGCCTGGCGCCGCAGGCAGGCTGCAGACACTTTTGCAATTAAGGGCTAGGCTCCTCAGGGCAAGGAATTGGAATGATGCTGCAACCACCGCCCTCAATGGGACGAACCTCCCAACCGCAACCGCGCCACGTCCGAGCGATACCTTCCTTCCCGCAGTTGCCCATGCTTCTTCAGGAGTCAATTCCGGAAGCTGACATATAGCTTCTCATGTTGTTTCCTTTTCAATAGCCGTGAGTGTGGTCGACCAGCAACTGCTGCCGACCCCGTAGCAACTTCAAGTCTCGTGCCAACTGCTCAGGAACGGCAGAAAACGCTCTCCTTGCTTTTATGATGCTAAACAGCAAATGTGCGGCAGACCGCCCGAACATCATTGTGGTTGCAAATGCGACAAATCGAACAGGGCGAACACGGCATGCTTCAGGAAGCCTTCGAGCTATCCGCCAGCTCACGTCGCTACCACCGCCCAACCTGGGCAAATCCAACAGCCGGGGCGAACTCAGGACTTGATAACACTTAGGGGCAAAAGGTCATGCCCCCTCAGCGTCACGAGCAATTGCCCCTTCTTGGATAGCTGAGGAGAGAGCGAATGAACGAGGAACGAATCACGGAAGGCTCCTCGTGGATTGATCCACGGGGGGCAGGTGATGAAGACGCCGGATGACGTGGCGGACGTGTTGCGCCTGAGGGCGTGCGGCTGGCTCTGAAGCGGATTCCGCGGCAGCTGGGCTGCAGCCATCTCGGTGAAAGACTACGTGGTGGCGGGCGGGGTGAAACGTTCAAGTCGCCTGAACGCCCCGAAACGACTCCATGGCCTTCAGGGTTGGCTGCGCGAGAGGTTCATTCGGCATCGCGGCAATGCGGATGTCGCCGCGGCCCCACTAGGTCGCTTTCGGTATCATCAAAGAAGCAGCGGGGCGAGCTGAGCGATCAAATCCAAATCGCTTGGCAGGCTTGGGCAAAGAACGGCGCAGAGTGCGACGCGTCGGGGCGCATAAAAGCGATTGTTCGCGTCGGTTTGCATACGTCCAGAGTGTGTTTCAGCTGCATGGCGTTGATGGGAACGAGCAGCCGGTTTTGCGGCTTAAATTGAGCCGCGGGCTGGTTTAGAAGTTCTTCAAGCGCTGCCGCGTGCGCTTGTGGCTCTGGAGGCCTGCGGGCATCGCATTGTTAGGCGTGGGAATTGCAATCAAACCGGCATGAAGTGGCGATGATGCCGATCGCAATATATTTGCGTGCGGCAAGCCGGCCGAAACTGCGTAAGAACTTTGTGCCCATCAAAAGTCCCGAGCAAGGGCGCACAAATGTTGGAGCGTGTGCGCAACCAGTTCATCGGCAGGCGGACCCGGTTTGCCAATTCAATCCGCGGCTACGCCGCGGAATACGGCTTTGCCGCGCCTAAGGGGCTTTCGCGGTTGCTGATCGACATTCAGGCCGACGCAAAGTCTCCGACTTTACAAAGCAGCTGGGTGGACGCTCTGGCAGCAGAACTGGCGCACGTCGAGGACCAGATCGCAAAGGTCGGCAAGTAGCTCATGCAACTCCGCCGGAGTAAAGAGATGAGTGAACGGCTGCCGGCTATCTCGGGGGTCGATTCGATCGTTGCGAGCTGCTGTCGATCAAGGTCGTGGATGCGCGCGGGTTCAAGTCGGCAAGAAACTTTGCGGCATGGCTCTGCCTGAAACTAAAGAACCGCTCGACGGCCGGAAAGAACAGGCTTGGCCTGACTACACGCGCCGGCGACAGCATCAAGAAGTGGCTCGAGCGGAAGATGAATTAGGGACGGCGAGGGAAAGCCGACATCGGAATGCGCGTCGGCACAACGAAAGGGAATGCTGGATACGCGCCGCGACATGAATGTCCAGCAGACGACGTTGGCACGAAGAGACCGCCGCGCTTTTCACATACGCTCCGGC is a genomic window of Bradyrhizobium elkanii USDA 76 containing:
- a CDS encoding transposase — translated: MDARGFKSARNFAAWLCLKLKNRSTAGKNRLGLTTRAGDSIKKWLERKMN